A genomic stretch from Caulobacter sp. FWC2 includes:
- the copD gene encoding copper homeostasis membrane protein CopD, whose translation METAVVLVRWAQYVTSFVLAGGALFALYALPAAGPSSAVALGWPRRLLAGCAALLVVASLLGLVLQTAVVSGSFSAALDPSILTSVISEMAMGVASLARALAAVVALHVLLLAPPGRAAWITASALGAVAAASMAWMGHGAATEGPGGGLHLAADIAHLAAAAVWVGALVFFLGLARVSRRDARQAPTFHAALAGFSGIGSGVVGVLVATGLVNSWFLVGPMGVAALVRTPYGLLLLLKLALFGAMVVLAAANRCRLTPALRRALVEPSSPGATVKALRRSLVLELSAAMALVAVVAWLGRLAPISAQ comes from the coding sequence TCGCTGGGCGCAATATGTGACGAGCTTCGTTCTGGCGGGCGGGGCGCTCTTCGCGCTCTACGCCCTGCCGGCCGCGGGTCCGTCCAGCGCCGTGGCGCTGGGCTGGCCGCGTCGACTCCTGGCGGGCTGCGCCGCGCTGCTGGTCGTGGCTAGCCTCCTGGGTCTTGTGCTGCAAACGGCCGTGGTCTCCGGGTCGTTTTCCGCGGCGCTGGATCCCTCGATCCTGACCTCGGTGATCAGCGAGATGGCGATGGGCGTGGCCTCACTCGCACGGGCCCTGGCCGCGGTCGTGGCGCTGCACGTGCTTCTGCTCGCGCCGCCCGGCCGGGCCGCCTGGATCACCGCGTCAGCGCTCGGCGCCGTCGCGGCGGCGAGCATGGCCTGGATGGGCCATGGCGCGGCCACCGAGGGTCCGGGCGGGGGGCTGCACTTAGCGGCCGACATCGCCCACCTCGCGGCGGCGGCCGTGTGGGTCGGCGCCCTGGTGTTCTTTCTGGGGCTGGCCCGGGTCAGTCGGCGTGACGCGCGACAGGCGCCGACCTTCCATGCCGCCTTGGCGGGCTTTTCGGGCATCGGCTCGGGCGTCGTCGGCGTGCTGGTCGCCACCGGCCTGGTCAACAGCTGGTTCCTCGTCGGCCCCATGGGCGTTGCGGCCCTGGTCCGCACGCCCTACGGGCTTCTTCTGCTTCTCAAGCTCGCTCTCTTCGGCGCCATGGTCGTGCTGGCCGCCGCCAACCGGTGTCGCCTGACCCCGGCCCTGCGCAGGGCTCTGGTCGAACCGTCCAGCCCCGGCGCGACGGTAAAGGCGCTGCGCCGCAGTCTCGTGCTGGAACTGAGCGCGGCGATGGCGCTTGTCGCGGTGGTCGCCTGGCTTGGGCGTCTCGCGCCGATCAGCGCGCAATAG
- a CDS encoding acyltransferase, which produces MYPSDIRPLTSLRICAALWVLVYHFRNHLDLGLERFGLVAKGYLGVDLFFILSGFILSHVYTRAWAERRFNYGSFLWARLARVYPVHLVTLAATIAIWLAALKLGVGFDPQAFDPRMLPQHLLLVHAWGTTPTVQWNFPSWSISAEWFAYLGFPVAAIASMALRRRPRLFVLAVLALFVAMFLTAQERGVLFTDMSAQIGALRIIPAFLMGAALHRLGSSLSLPAAMAGFGALAATAWVAIAASLRLSDLYIWPGLAMLIFCLAETSKAAKPRAMSAPALVYLGEVSYSLYMVHLPVDIVYFHALEKLAPGLSGAGIALAWAGAFVACQLAAMVAYHLVERPARNWLRGRDPFARRPTPEPAHEPVL; this is translated from the coding sequence ATGTATCCGTCGGACATCCGTCCGCTCACGTCGTTGCGCATCTGCGCGGCGCTGTGGGTGCTCGTCTATCATTTCCGCAACCACCTGGATCTTGGTCTCGAGCGCTTTGGCCTAGTCGCCAAGGGCTACCTGGGCGTCGACCTCTTCTTCATCCTGTCGGGGTTCATCCTCAGCCACGTCTATACGCGGGCCTGGGCCGAGCGCCGGTTCAACTACGGCTCCTTCCTTTGGGCGCGCCTGGCGCGGGTCTATCCCGTCCATTTGGTCACCCTGGCCGCGACGATCGCCATCTGGCTCGCGGCCTTGAAGCTAGGCGTCGGTTTCGATCCCCAGGCGTTCGATCCGCGCATGCTCCCCCAGCACCTGTTGCTGGTGCATGCCTGGGGCACGACGCCCACCGTGCAGTGGAACTTCCCCTCCTGGTCGATCTCGGCTGAGTGGTTCGCCTACCTCGGCTTTCCGGTCGCGGCCATCGCCTCGATGGCGCTGAGGCGTCGGCCACGCCTCTTCGTCCTCGCCGTACTCGCCCTGTTCGTCGCCATGTTCCTGACGGCCCAGGAGCGCGGGGTGCTGTTCACCGACATGAGCGCCCAGATCGGCGCCTTGCGGATCATCCCGGCCTTCCTGATGGGCGCGGCCCTGCATCGCTTGGGATCGAGCCTGAGCCTGCCGGCCGCCATGGCCGGATTCGGCGCGCTCGCCGCGACGGCCTGGGTGGCGATCGCCGCCAGCCTGCGACTGAGCGATCTCTATATCTGGCCGGGCCTGGCGATGCTGATCTTCTGCCTAGCCGAGACGTCCAAGGCCGCGAAGCCACGAGCGATGTCGGCGCCGGCGCTCGTCTACCTCGGCGAGGTCTCCTACAGCCTCTACATGGTCCACCTTCCAGTCGACATCGTCTATTTCCACGCCCTGGAAAAGCTGGCGCCAGGCCTGTCTGGCGCGGGGATCGCCTTGGCCTGGGCAGGAGCGTTCGTGGCCTGTCAGCTGGCCGCGATGGTCGCCTACCATCTTGTCGAACGGCCGGCGCGTAACTGGTTGCGGGGGCGCGATCCCTTCGCGCGGCGCCCCACGCCCGAGCCGGCGCACGAACCGGTGCTCTGA
- a CDS encoding copper-binding protein, with amino-acid sequence MKILTITAATATLALAGQPAAAQMAGMDDHAGHAGHAAEASAPVEAVGVVRAIDAKAAKVTLAHEAIPALKWPPMTMAFKVSDPALLKGLSVGIKVRFKLQGQTIVGLTAL; translated from the coding sequence CGCCACGCTCGCGCTTGCCGGCCAGCCCGCCGCCGCGCAGATGGCCGGCATGGACGATCATGCCGGCCACGCAGGCCATGCGGCCGAGGCGAGTGCGCCGGTCGAGGCGGTAGGCGTCGTGCGCGCCATCGACGCCAAGGCCGCCAAGGTCACTCTGGCCCATGAAGCGATCCCGGCGCTGAAGTGGCCGCCGATGACCATGGCCTTCAAGGTCTCTGATCCCGCCCTCCTGAAGGGCCTGAGCGTCGGGATCAAGGTGCGCTTCAAGCTACAGGGCCAGACCATCGTCGGCCTGACCGCGCTCTAG